Part of the Subtercola frigoramans genome, CTTTGCGGTCGACTTCGAAGTGACTTACACTAGGTGAAGGTAGTTGAAATCTGCCATGCTTTTTCATGCCCATTTTCAGTTCCCAGCGTCTTCTGGCGCGAGGCGCTGAGGGTGGGTGTAACAAAGCGTGCTGATGCTTCTCCGTGCGGCAACACTGTTGAGTGTGACAGGGTTGTCTCATCCTTAGGGTGGTGGCTCAATTGGTAGAGCAGCGGTCTCCAAAACCGCAGGTTGCAGGTTCGAGTCCTGTCCGCCCTGCAAATCAGCGCGGGCGTTTGCCCGTGTTGATCGTGGCCGAAAGGCTGGTCGTGGCTCACGAAGTGAAATCACGCACGTTGGGAACTCACGGTTCCGGGCGTGGCGCGAAATAGCTTCACTGCTGCGATTCCTGGGGCCAGTTTGTGAAAGGTACTAACGGTGGCACGAAAGATAGTCGACGAACCCAGTGAGGCAGTCGTCGAACGCGCCAAGACAGATCGGGCAGCCAAGCGCAACCCGTTCTCGCGTCTCGTTCTTTTCATCAGGCAGGTCCTCGCAGAACTTAAGAAGGTCGTCACTCCGACCCGCAAAGAGCTGATCAGTTACACGCTTGTCGTCCTCGTCTTCGTCGTCATCATGATGGCGCTGGTATCAGGGCTCGACTTCGTCTTCAGCTGGTTGGCCGTCTTCGTGTTCGGTGATCCGGGAACCAGCCCAATCGGCTCGTAGGGTTCCCTTTCGGTTCACCTTTCAGCAACAGAAATGGAACGTATTTAGTGTCTAAGTCAAACCGCGACGATCTCGATCTCGGCGCTGCTCGTGAGCAGTCAAGCGAGGTCGAAGAGGCTCAAGAGGGCGACAACATCGAAATCGAGTCGCCGACCGACCTCGATGCACTTCTGGCAGCCATTGATGGCGGGACCGGCGAAGAGCACTTCGACTCCGAAGACGTCATCGACATCGAGGCCGACGCTGAGGTGAACGAAGCGCTCGACCCCGACAGTGCTGACGACACCGAGGCAGCGCTCGAAGCCATCGAAGACGAAGAAGAGATCGACGGCGCCGAGACCGACGCAGAAGACGACGACTTCATCTCCGATTCCGTGGTGACTGCCGACAGTGAAGGTGAACTCGAACTCGAGGCCGAGCTTGCTGAGGCGGCCGAGGTCGACCCCTACGAAGCGTTCCGCACCGAACTCCGATTCATGCCGGGCAAGTGGTACGTCATCCACTCCTACGCGGGCTTCGAGAAGCGCGTCAAGCAGAACATCGAGAGCCGCAAGAGCTCCATGGGCATGGAGGACTACGTCTACCAGGTCGAGGTCCCGATGGAAGACGTCGTCGAGATCAAGAACGGCCAGCGCAAGCTGGTCACTCGTGTGCGTATCCCCGGGTACGTGCTCGTTCGAATGGACCTCAACGAAGACAGCTGGTCTGTTGTGCGCCACACTCCGGGCGTTACCGGGTTCGTGGGCAACTCGCACAACCCGACGCCGCTTCGTTTCGAAGAGGCTTTCTCCATGCTGAAGAGCCTCGTGGAGATCATCGAAGCGCCCGTGGCGAAGGCCGGCGGGGCGAAGGGCGGCAAGGCCGTCTCCCGTTCGATCCCTGCAGAGATCGACTTCGAGATCGGCGAGACCATCACCATCAAGGAGGGCTCGTTCGCAGGCCTCCCCGGCACGATCAGCGAGATCAAGCCCGAGAGCGGCAAGCTCACGGTTCTGGTCTCCCTGTTCGAGCGCGAGACCCCGGTCGAGCTCAGCTTCGACCAGGTCACCAAGCTGTAGCTGCAAACAACGCTGGTTGAGTAGCGGCGCAGCCGCGTATCGAAACCACAAACGGAGCCCGTCGTTCTCTACGATGGGCTCCGTTCGTTAACGATGGCGTCGATGATCTTCTCAAGCCATTCGCGAGCGGCCGAGATATCAGGCAGCACGGCGGTCTGGTTGTCCAAAATGGGCGCCGAATTGAACAAGTTCCCGGTCGATCCCCTTGCGTGTGTGTGCGTGTGCATCGATCTCAGGGTCGGACACTTCTCCGTCGAGTGCACCCCACGCTTGGCCCAGAAATTCGATCGATACCCGATAGGGGTGCATGACGTAGTCAGGTCGAGTGAGCCCGGGATCGTGCAATCGGAGTGCCCATCTCTGCAGCAAGCTGACCGAGTCGATCGTTGAGCTGGGTCACATTCAATGGTGGCAACACCGCACTCATGCCGATAGCGCCTTCCGAACGGCGATGCCATAATCGTCGATCAACTCGCGTTCCGATGCCTCGCCGACCAGCGTCAACCATCGGTCGGTCGGCATTCGAAACCGCCTGTCCTCGAGTGCGCGCAGCACGGTCGTAGAGGGAATCCCCTCGTAGCGGGTCAGATCCGACGGAGGTACAGGGCGGCAGCGTCTGACGGGACTCGGCGCATTCCCATCGCTTCTCGGTGCCCGGGCGCCGGCTACGTAGAGACGGCATTGCAGCATCATTTGCCGAATGGCAATAGAGTCAAAACTGAATCGCTGATCGCGAAGGCAGCAGGGGAAAGCGAACAACACGGGTATGTCAGAGCAGAACAACGCCACCTTCATCTGGTCGATCGCAGATCTTCTGCGTGGCCCATACAAGCCGCACCAGTATGGCGCGATCGTGCTGCCGTTCACGATTCTGCGAAGGCTCGATGCGGTACTTGAGCCGACGAAGCAGGCAGTTCTCGCCGAGGCGAAGAGTCGTGCTGACTCACCATCAGCCCACGTGTACCTGACCAGGGCGTCGGGCACCAGCTTCTTCAACACGTCTGCCTTCACCCTGCAATCGCTGATGGGTGACCCGGCCGGCATCAAAGCGAACCTCATCGACTACATCCACGGATTCTCTGAGAACGTGCGCGACATCTTCGACCGCTTCGAGTTCGAGAAGCAGGTCGAGAAGCTCGACGCCGAGAACCTGCTCTATTTGGTGACGCAGCGTTTCGCGGCCGTCGACCTGCACCCGAACAAGGTGACCAACATCGAGATGGGCCTCATGTTCGAGGAGCTCATCCGCAAGTTCGCTGAGACCTCGAACGAGACCGCAGGCGAGCACTTCACCCCGCGCGAAGTCATCAAGCTCATGGTGAGCCTGCTGTTCATCGCCGACGACGAAGCGCTCAATCAGAAGGGTGTCGTTCGTTCGATCTATGACCCGACGGCAGGCACCGGCGGCATGCTGTCTGTCGCTGACGAGTACCTGCTAGGCCAGAATCCGGATGCTCGGCTCGTCATGTACGGGCAAGAGATCAATGGCGAGTCCTACGCCATCTGCAAGGCCGATCTGGTGATCAAAGGCCAAGACATCAACCACATCGTGCACGGCGACACCCTGACCGATGACGGACTGCCGGGCGAGACCTTCGACTATTGCCTCTCCAACCCGCCGTTCGGCGTCGACTGGAACAAGCAGAAGCCAGCGGTGCTCAAGGAACACGAGGAGCAGGGCTTCAACGGGCGCTTCGGCCCCGGTCTGCCCCGAGTCTCTGACGGCTCACTCCTCTTCCTGCTTCATCTGGTCAAGAAGCTCCGCCCCAAGGCGAAGGGCGGCGGCCGCGCCGGCATCGTGCTCAACGGCTCGCCTCTGTTCACCGGGGCAGCGGGCTCCGGAGAGTCGGAGATTCGCCGCTACCTACTCGAGAACGACTTGCTCGAGGCGATCGTCGCCCTGCCGACCGACATGTTCTACAACACCGGCATCGCCACCTACATCTGGGTCATCGACAACGACAAGCGCCCCGAGCGCCGCGGCACCGTGCAACTCATCGACGGAACCGGCTTCTCGCAGAAGATGCGCAAATCGCTCGGCTCCAAGCGCAAAGAACTCGGCACTGAAGATATCGCCCGCATCGTTCAGCTCTACGGCGGCGCAGACCAATCAGATGTCTCCAAGACCTTCAAGAACGACGACTTCGGCTATCGCACGATCACCGTCGAGCGCCCGCTGCGCCTGAACTGGGCGCTCACGCCCGAGCGTCTCGAAGTCGCGTTGGCCTCCAAGCCTCTAGCCAAGCTCACCGACTCCGAACGCACTTCTCTCGCCGGTCGAGTAGCGAGGAACGATCGTATCGAGACGCCTATGTACGACCTCAAAGCATTCACCAAACAGCTGAAGCATCTGCTCGAATCCGCAAACGTCACCCTTACCGCCCCTCAACTCAAGGCCTTCATCGCCGGGCTCTCCGAGCGCGACGAAAACGCCCCAATCGTGACCGATACCAAGGGCAACACCCTGCCTGACACGGATGCCCGCGATACCGAGAACGTGCCGCTCAGCGAAGACATCCACACATACTTCGCCCGCGAGGTCCTGCCCCATGTTCCAGACGCCTGGATCGACGAATCGAGAACCAAAACCGGCTACGAGATCCCCTTCACCCGCCACTTCTACAAGTACGTGCCCCCGAGACCCCTCGAAGAAATCGACGCCGACCTCAACAAACTCATCCGCGAAATCACGGAGCTGCTGAACGAGGTGGAGGCATGAGATTGAAAGCGTACTTGAGCTACCACGAATCGCAGATCGAATGGGTGAGCGAACTGCCCTCCGAGTGGTACGAGCAGCCATTTTTCGCGGCAGTACGCGAACGTAAGGCCAAAAACTTCGGGCTAAAGGAGGAAAACCTACTTTCGCTTAGTTACGGACAAATTATTCGTAAAGATATCTCTTTGAATGATGGTCTTCTCCCGGAGTCGTTTGAGACATACCAAGTTGTTCGGCCCGCAGACATCGTCTTTAGATTTACGGACCTTCAGAATGACAAGCGAAGCTTGCGATCGGCGCTCGTGGAAGAGCGAGGAATCATTACGTCGGCGTATTTGTCGGTGACCCCCGTTCGTCACGACGCTCGATATTTCGCTTATCTCATGCGTTCCTATGACAACCAAAAAGTCTTCTATTCGATGGGGGGCGGTCTCCGGCAGTCCCTGAAGTTCGACGACGTGAAACATCTACGGATCATCACGCCTCCGGATGAGGAGCAGAAGCGGATCGCAGACTACCTGGATGCGCAGACTGCGAAGATCGACTTGTTGATCGAGAAGCAGAGGCGGCTGATCGAGACGTTGGCGGAGCGGAGGCAGGCGGTCATAAACCACGCTGTCACCAAGGGCCTCGACCCGAACCTGCCAGTAAAAGACTCGGGAGTGGAATGGATGGGAGTGATTCCCGCCGCCTGGACTCTAACGCGAGTGCGTTACGTCGCGAGCATCCTTGGCGGATTTGCTCCAGAACACGCTCTTCCCGACAAACATGGCAAGTTCCCATACTTTCGGGTTGCTGACTTGAACGGGGCTGGGATCGACTATTCCATTTCCAGTTCAACGGAGCTTATCAACGACAAGAATTTGGTGGCACAAGTTGGAACGGTCCTTTTTCCTAAGCGTGGCGGAGCAATTTTCACCAACAAGGTGACGATTATGTCAGTCTGCGGAGCATTCGACACAAATCTGATGGGGGTTGTCCTGAACGACGACAAAGTTGACCCGCTTTTTTTTGCGCACTGGTTGAAAAGCCGGTCACTCGGGGAACTCGCTGATACGTCCACTCTGCCGCAGATCAACAACAAGCACATCTACCCTTTGCGGATAGGCCTCCCAAACCTATCCGAGCAGCGAAAAGTATCGAAATATATCGCCCTTCAAACCGCTCGGATGGATGCGCTCTCGGGGAAGGCGCGCGAGATGATCGACGTTCTCAAGGAGCGGCGGCAGGCGCTGATCAGCGCGGCAGTGACGGGGAAGATCGATGTGAGGGGCCTGCGCTGATGGACAAGCACAACGAGTACTGGTTCGAAGACGAGCTGGCGTCGCACCTGGCGGCGAACGGGTGGGAGTACTCGAAAGACGACACCGGTTACGACCGGGCGCTCGCGCTCTTTCCGGCAGACGTCTTCGGGTGGTTGGGCGACACTCAGGGTGACGCGCTTGCCCAGCGCGTGAAGGTATCCGATACCCCCTCCGTGCAGGAGAAGGCCGAGCAACAGCTGTTGACCCGGTTGACGCAGCTGCTCGACAAGCCGTTCGAGCAGGGCGGCGGCACTTTGAACGTGTTGCGCCACGGGTTCAAAGACATCGCTACGCAGTTCGACATGTGCCAGTTTCGCCCCGCGCAGAACCTGAACCCGGTGACGCTCGAGCGGTACAGCAAGGTGCGGCTGAGGGTGATGCGGCAGGTGCACTACTCCACTTCGAATGAGAGCAACATCGACCTGGTGTTCTTCGTCAACGGGCTGCCGGTGGCGACGATGGAGCTCAAGACCGACTTCACGCAGTCGGTCGAAGACGCGAAGATCCAGTACAAGAAGACCCGCACACCGCGAGACCCGGTGACGAAGAAGGTCGAGCCGCTGCTCGGGTTTGGCAGTCGTGCGCTCGTGCACTTTGCGGTCTCGAACTCTGAGGTGTGGATGACGACTCGCCTCGACGGCGACAACACCCACTTTCTGCCGTTCAACATGGGCAATGACGGGGGCAAGGGCAACCCGCCGAACCCCGACGGGTCGCCAACTTCGTACCTGTGGGAGCGGGTGCTGCAGCGTGATGCGTGGCTCGAGATCATCGGCAAGTTTCTGCACGCGAGCTCGTGGAAGGAGACGGATGCCGTCACCGGCGAGGTCACGGTGCGGCAGTCGTTGCTGTTCCCGCGTTTTCATCAGTGGGAGTCGGTCACGGCGCTTGTGAAGTCGGCTCGCACTGAGGGCCCGGGCAATCGGTACCTGATTCAGCACAGCGCCGGCTCGGGCAAAACGAACTCGATCGCCTGGACAGCCCATCAGCTCAGCTCTCTGCACAACGACGCGGGAACGAAGGTCTTCGATTCGGTGATCGTCGTCACCGACCGCACGGTGCTCGACGACCAACTGCAGGATGCGATCTACCAGATCGACCACAAGTCTGGCGTTGTCGTGCCGATCACCAAAGGCGGCTCCGACTCGAAGTCGTCGGCCTTGACCAAGGCGCTGACCGATCGGGCGCAGATCATCATCGTCACGATTCAGACGTTTCCTTTCGCACTCAAGGCGATCCGAACATCCGGTGCCCTCGTCGGCCGTAGCTTTGCGATCATCGCCGACGAAGCGCACTCCTCTCAGACGGGCAACACCTCAGCGAAGCTCAGGCATGTTCTCTCCCCCGACGAGCTCGCCTCGCTCGAAGACGGTGGCGAGTTCGACGTCGAAGCGCTGCTTGCGGCCGAGATGGAAGAAAAGGCGACCGCGGCGAACATCAGCTTCTTCGCCTACACCGCGACCCCGAAAGCCAAGACGCTGGAGCTGTTCGGGCGTATTGGTGAAGACGGGCTGCCGCATCCGTTTCACGTGTACACGATGCAGCAGGCGATCGAAGAGGGCTTCATACTCGACGTGCTGCAGAACTACACGCCCTACAAACTCGCGTTCAAACTGAGGCACAACGGGGTGGAATACGACAGCGCCGACCCGTTGGTGAACAAGACGAAGGCCGCCAAAGACCTGATGCGGTGGGTGCGCCTGCACCCCTACAACATCTCGCAGAGGGTCGCGGTGATCGTGGAGCATTTTCGCGACAACGTGGGCTGGCGGCTCAACGGCCAGGCGAAGGCGATGGTTGTCACCGGTAGCCGCATCGAGGCCGTGCGGTACAAGCGCGCTTTCGATAAGTATGTGAGTGAGCAGGGGTACACGGGACTGGCGGCGCTCGTCGCATTCTCGGGTGAGGTGACAGATGAGGAGGCCCGTGAAGAATCGGTCACTGAGATAACGCTGAACCCCGGGCTGAAAGGGCGCAGCCTACCGAAGGCGTTCTCCACCAATGACTACCAGGTGATGTTGGTCGCCAACAAGTTTCAGACCGGATTCGATCAGCCACTGCTGGTGGCGATGTATGTCGACAAGAAGCTCTCTGGGGTCACAGCGGTTCAGACTCTGTCGCGGCTGAATCGCACGGCGACAGGCAAAGACCAGACCTATGTGCTCGACTTCGTGAACGACCCTGCCGAGATTCTCGCCGCGTTCCAGCAGTACTACCGCTCAGCAGCGCTCGCCGAGGTCTCTGACCCGAACGTCATCCACGAACTGCAGAACAAGCTCGATCAGGCTCTGATCTACGAAGAATCCGAAGTGGATGGCGCGGCGAAAGCGTGGGTCTACGACGAGGGCAATGGGGCACTCACGAAGTGGCTGACACCCGCCAAGCAGCGGTTCGCAGGCCAGTACGCCGATGCTCTCAAAGCGGGGGACGCTGCGCGGGTGGAGGAACTGGTGCTTTTTCGCAGTGACGTGAGCAGCTTCATCCGTGCCTACGATTTTCTGTCGCAACTCATCAACTATCACGACACCGGTTTGGAGAAGCGTTCGATCTTCTATCGTCTACTCGCACCGCTCATTACGAGCACGGAGAAGGACCGGCCGATCGATCTGACCGGGGTGAACCTCAGCCACTACAGCCTGCGCGCTGAGGAGGTCGAAGATCTTCAGTACAGCGATGAGGCCGAGCTGCTCAAGCCCTTTACCGCGGTCGGGTCGGGCACGGCGAAAGACCCCGAGTTCGTGCGACTGCGGGAACTCATCGACAAGATGAACACCCTCTTCGAGGGCGACGGTCTCACCGACAACGACATGGTCGGGTTTACCGGATATGTTGGTGGAAAGTTTGACGAGAACGAACGACTCCGACACCAGGCTAAGGCCAACACCTTCGAGCAGTTCATGGGTAGCCCTGACTTGGGGAACGCCTTTCAAGAAGCCGTGATCGAATCTGACGAGAATTTCCGGTCGATGAGCGAGCAGGTGCTCGGGAGTAAATCAATTCAAAAAGCCATACTCGACTTGCTTGCTCGCGAGTTCTACGACCGTCATCGCCGGGGCGACGCAGCATGACTCAGGCCCGGGTGCGGGGTTGCGACCAACCAGAGCTGTCTGATTCCGTAGAGCTTCTCCGTCTGCAGATGCAAGCCAGCCGCCAGTAGGCTAAAGTGAGTAGGTTGCCTTCGGGCGATTCACCACCACCACCGCCGGGATACGCCCTGTAGTGGGAGCGCCGCCTTCGGGCGGCACGAAAGAGAAGAGAAGAAATGGCACCGAAAAAGAAGGTCACAGGTCTGATCAAGCTTCAGATCAAGGCCGGCGCCGCCAACCCCGCACCGCCCATCGGGCCTGCGCTGGGACAGCACGGCGTGAACATCATGGAGTTCTGCAAGGCATACAATGCAGCGACTGAAGACCAGCGCGGCAACGTCATTCCGGTTGAGATCACCGTGTACGAAGACCGTTCGTTCACGTTCATCCTGAAGACCCCGCCCGCCGCAGAGCTCATCAAGAAGGCCGCCGGCGTCGCCAAGGGTTCGGGAACCCCGCACACCGTCAAGGTCGCGAAGCTCACCAAAGAGCAGGTTCGGGAGATCGCCCAGATCAAGCTGGCCGACCTCAACGCCAACGATCTCGACGCTGCGTCGTTGATCATTGCAGGAACCGCCCGCTCCATGGGCATCACGGTCGAGGCGTAGGAGGCTCTCATGGCACAGAAATCAAAGGCTTACCGCGCTGCCGCTTCGAAGATCGAAGAAGGCAAGCTCTACACCGCCGCCGAAGCCGTCGTTCTTGCAAAAGAGACCGGCTCGGCCAAGTTCGACAGCACCGTTGAGGTCGCCCTCAAGCTCGGCGTCGACCCCCGCA contains:
- the nusG gene encoding transcription termination/antitermination protein NusG, with the translated sequence MSKSNRDDLDLGAAREQSSEVEEAQEGDNIEIESPTDLDALLAAIDGGTGEEHFDSEDVIDIEADAEVNEALDPDSADDTEAALEAIEDEEEIDGAETDAEDDDFISDSVVTADSEGELELEAELAEAAEVDPYEAFRTELRFMPGKWYVIHSYAGFEKRVKQNIESRKSSMGMEDYVYQVEVPMEDVVEIKNGQRKLVTRVRIPGYVLVRMDLNEDSWSVVRHTPGVTGFVGNSHNPTPLRFEEAFSMLKSLVEIIEAPVAKAGGAKGGKAVSRSIPAEIDFEIGETITIKEGSFAGLPGTISEIKPESGKLTVLVSLFERETPVELSFDQVTKL
- the secE gene encoding preprotein translocase subunit SecE, whose product is MARKIVDEPSEAVVERAKTDRAAKRNPFSRLVLFIRQVLAELKKVVTPTRKELISYTLVVLVFVVIMMALVSGLDFVFSWLAVFVFGDPGTSPIGS
- a CDS encoding type I restriction endonuclease subunit R; the encoded protein is MDKHNEYWFEDELASHLAANGWEYSKDDTGYDRALALFPADVFGWLGDTQGDALAQRVKVSDTPSVQEKAEQQLLTRLTQLLDKPFEQGGGTLNVLRHGFKDIATQFDMCQFRPAQNLNPVTLERYSKVRLRVMRQVHYSTSNESNIDLVFFVNGLPVATMELKTDFTQSVEDAKIQYKKTRTPRDPVTKKVEPLLGFGSRALVHFAVSNSEVWMTTRLDGDNTHFLPFNMGNDGGKGNPPNPDGSPTSYLWERVLQRDAWLEIIGKFLHASSWKETDAVTGEVTVRQSLLFPRFHQWESVTALVKSARTEGPGNRYLIQHSAGSGKTNSIAWTAHQLSSLHNDAGTKVFDSVIVVTDRTVLDDQLQDAIYQIDHKSGVVVPITKGGSDSKSSALTKALTDRAQIIIVTIQTFPFALKAIRTSGALVGRSFAIIADEAHSSQTGNTSAKLRHVLSPDELASLEDGGEFDVEALLAAEMEEKATAANISFFAYTATPKAKTLELFGRIGEDGLPHPFHVYTMQQAIEEGFILDVLQNYTPYKLAFKLRHNGVEYDSADPLVNKTKAAKDLMRWVRLHPYNISQRVAVIVEHFRDNVGWRLNGQAKAMVVTGSRIEAVRYKRAFDKYVSEQGYTGLAALVAFSGEVTDEEAREESVTEITLNPGLKGRSLPKAFSTNDYQVMLVANKFQTGFDQPLLVAMYVDKKLSGVTAVQTLSRLNRTATGKDQTYVLDFVNDPAEILAAFQQYYRSAALAEVSDPNVIHELQNKLDQALIYEESEVDGAAKAWVYDEGNGALTKWLTPAKQRFAGQYADALKAGDAARVEELVLFRSDVSSFIRAYDFLSQLINYHDTGLEKRSIFYRLLAPLITSTEKDRPIDLTGVNLSHYSLRAEEVEDLQYSDEAELLKPFTAVGSGTAKDPEFVRLRELIDKMNTLFEGDGLTDNDMVGFTGYVGGKFDENERLRHQAKANTFEQFMGSPDLGNAFQEAVIESDENFRSMSEQVLGSKSIQKAILDLLAREFYDRHRRGDAA
- the rplK gene encoding 50S ribosomal protein L11, encoding MAPKKKVTGLIKLQIKAGAANPAPPIGPALGQHGVNIMEFCKAYNAATEDQRGNVIPVEITVYEDRSFTFILKTPPAAELIKKAAGVAKGSGTPHTVKVAKLTKEQVREIAQIKLADLNANDLDAASLIIAGTARSMGITVEA
- a CDS encoding restriction endonuclease subunit S — its product is MRLKAYLSYHESQIEWVSELPSEWYEQPFFAAVRERKAKNFGLKEENLLSLSYGQIIRKDISLNDGLLPESFETYQVVRPADIVFRFTDLQNDKRSLRSALVEERGIITSAYLSVTPVRHDARYFAYLMRSYDNQKVFYSMGGGLRQSLKFDDVKHLRIITPPDEEQKRIADYLDAQTAKIDLLIEKQRRLIETLAERRQAVINHAVTKGLDPNLPVKDSGVEWMGVIPAAWTLTRVRYVASILGGFAPEHALPDKHGKFPYFRVADLNGAGIDYSISSSTELINDKNLVAQVGTVLFPKRGGAIFTNKVTIMSVCGAFDTNLMGVVLNDDKVDPLFFAHWLKSRSLGELADTSTLPQINNKHIYPLRIGLPNLSEQRKVSKYIALQTARMDALSGKAREMIDVLKERRQALISAAVTGKIDVRGLR
- a CDS encoding type I restriction-modification system subunit M translates to MSEQNNATFIWSIADLLRGPYKPHQYGAIVLPFTILRRLDAVLEPTKQAVLAEAKSRADSPSAHVYLTRASGTSFFNTSAFTLQSLMGDPAGIKANLIDYIHGFSENVRDIFDRFEFEKQVEKLDAENLLYLVTQRFAAVDLHPNKVTNIEMGLMFEELIRKFAETSNETAGEHFTPREVIKLMVSLLFIADDEALNQKGVVRSIYDPTAGTGGMLSVADEYLLGQNPDARLVMYGQEINGESYAICKADLVIKGQDINHIVHGDTLTDDGLPGETFDYCLSNPPFGVDWNKQKPAVLKEHEEQGFNGRFGPGLPRVSDGSLLFLLHLVKKLRPKAKGGGRAGIVLNGSPLFTGAAGSGESEIRRYLLENDLLEAIVALPTDMFYNTGIATYIWVIDNDKRPERRGTVQLIDGTGFSQKMRKSLGSKRKELGTEDIARIVQLYGGADQSDVSKTFKNDDFGYRTITVERPLRLNWALTPERLEVALASKPLAKLTDSERTSLAGRVARNDRIETPMYDLKAFTKQLKHLLESANVTLTAPQLKAFIAGLSERDENAPIVTDTKGNTLPDTDARDTENVPLSEDIHTYFAREVLPHVPDAWIDESRTKTGYEIPFTRHFYKYVPPRPLEEIDADLNKLIREITELLNEVEA